GAATCGTTGGGATCGAGGAAATTTGACAGCGATTGGAAACGCATCCAGTCAGTCGCACGTTGCTCTTGCACCGTAGTTTTGGATACATCGACGCAGCGTATATTATCGAACCCACATTTTGCCAACCAACTTTGTAAAGTTGCCACGGAAGGTAAAAACCACACATTGTTCATCATGGCGTAGCGGCCTTCAGGAACTAAGACCTCCCCCAAACTACCCTCGATTACCAGCGTTTCCAAAACCAGCTCACCGCCTGGGCGCAGAGTGGCTTTAAGCTCCAGAAGGTGATCCATTGGAGACCGGCGGTGGTAGAGCACACCCATCGAAAAGGTTGTATCGAAAGCTTCGAGCTTGGCAGGCAGGGCTTCAATACCAATTGGTAAGACATCAACGGCGATATCCCCCAGGAAGTGCTTCAGCATATAAAACTGCACTACGAATCGCGGTGATGGATCGATACCGACAACGCGGCCGGCTCCGGCTTCCGCCATGCGCCAGCAGTGGTAGCCGTTACCACAACCCACATCCAATACCCAGCGCTGCGAAAGATCGCTGATATGGGGCGCAAGCCGTTGCCATTTCCAATCTGAGCGCCACTCGGTATCGATAGCGGTTCCAAAGATCTCATAAGGGCCCTTGCGCCAGGGGATGAGCTGTTTAAGCGCCTCGGTGATTTGCGCGTGTTCTGGGTTGCTAACAGCATGCCTTGAGCCAATGCGCACGGTATCCGAGAGGTCGTAGTCGTGGGTGCTGACTGCGGGCAAGGTACGCAACGCAGCGTACCAAGCCGGTAAGTCGCCGTACCTCTGTGTCGAGAGCCCGCTGGCAATATTGGCCGGCAGCGCTTCAGCCCAGGCAGAGAGCTGTGGAGATTTTGCTTTCAGTGCCTGCAGTAAAGTGGAAAAATCGATTGGGCTATGCACAGGGCTTAAAGGCAAGTAATGACGAAAAATTAAAGCACTGAAACCATAATTCAGTGCCGGTAAACCCGGCATTTGCCAAGCGCTGAGTGTGCACGTTGAGGGATTCCGGGATCAGCACGTTTTCCAATGCGGTGCGTTTGCGGGCTATTTCGAGGTCGCTATAACCATTGGTTTTTTTGAAATAGTGATGCAGCTCAGTCATAAGCTGATCATGGTGTTGATCGTTAAAGGTAAGTTTTTCTGAAAGGATCAATACGCCGCCCGGTCGCATACCGTTATAAATACTCTGTATCAGTTCGGCACGCTCTGCTGGAGCAATAAACTGCAGGGTGAAATTCATTACGACCACCGACGCATTGTGCACCTCTGTGTGCTGAACATCTTCACAACGAAGATCCACCGGTACCTGGCCGGAATCCGCCGCAATTATCAATTTGCAGCGTTCGATCATTTCATGCGAGTTGTCGACACCAACAATTTTTACGTCGGCGGCGGCGATACGATGCCGCATCGCAAGGCTGGCGGCACCCAGGGAACAACCCAGGTCGTAGCAGGTTGAACCACTTTGCGCATAACGCTCTGCAAGTTGCCCCACCATGTGGATGATGGTCATATACCCGGGTACAGAACGCTGAATCATATCCGGAAAGACATCCACCACTTTTTGGTCGAACACAAACTCGCCGAAGGGAGCATCGGCGCTAAAGAGTGTGTCTGTTTTGTCTGTCATGGCGGTGCTTGGGAACATAAAGGGGGCGCCATTTTACCTGTCATCGCCGCTAAACGGTAGTTATAACGCCTGCTTCTGTATCAACTACACTTAGGAGTGATTTCTTGATTAAGGGTTGAGGGATGAGTTAGCTCGTGAGTGGAATCAACTATTCAAAACTGTCGATTCTAATCGTTGATGATTTCAGCAGCTTTCGGAATACCGTAAACGGGATGCTGACCGGTTTGGGCGTTGAGCGCATTGAAATGGCAGCGTCGGCAGATGAGGCCATTGGCTGGTGTAGGAACCATTTCTTCGATCTGGTTTTGTGCGACTACAACCTGGGTACCGGGCGTACTGGCCAACATGTGTTGGAAGAACTGCGCTATCGCAAACTTATCACCCGGCAAACCTTGTTTTTAATTGTGTCGGCGGAATCCAGTCGCACCATTGTTATGTGCGCCTACGATTGTGAGCCCGATGACTTTTTAATGAAGCCGATTAATGCGCGTATGTTGCAGCAACGCATGGATCGCCTGTTGCGACAGCGTCAAATTCTGACACCGGTATATAAGGCGCTTGACGAGCAAAATTACTCCAAAGCCATGGAGCTGTTGATCGATCTCTCGCTGGCGGAAGATCGCCATTCCGCAATAGCACAGAAACTGCTCGGAAGTTTGTTTGTAAATCAGGGTGAATTTGATAAAGCAGAAAAACTGTACACCCGCGCGTTGGAGGTGCGGCAGCTGGACTGGGCGCGATTGGGTCTGGCGCGGGTCAAGCAGGCACGAGGTGAACTCGAATTGGCCGGAAACTGGCTCGAAAAGATTGTGGATGATAATCCGTTGTTTTTGCCAGCTTACGACGTGCTCGCCGAAAATTGGAACAAGCAAGGCGAGAGCTATAACGTGCAATTTACGGTGCAGCGTGCTGTTGATATTTCTCCCATGTCGATACTGCGTCAAAAACACCTGGCAAGTGTGGCGCGCGACAATAATGATTTGATTACTGCATTGGATGCTCAGCGTCGTTCGGTGAAATTAGGGCGGTTGTCCTGTCATGGTCGCGCAGACGATCATTTTAATTTTGCACGGCTGGCTTCTCTCGCGGTTGAGCGACAAATCGATGTGGACCCTAACATTTCCAACGAAGCATTAGCCGTGTTGGATAGTGCCAAAGAAAATTACAGTTTGAGCGAAGCACAGCAAGCACAATGCAATCTGTTAGCCGGACGAATACAT
The DNA window shown above is from Alteromonadaceae bacterium 2753L.S.0a.02 and carries:
- a CDS encoding tRNA (mo5U34)-methyltransferase, giving the protein MHSPIDFSTLLQALKAKSPQLSAWAEALPANIASGLSTQRYGDLPAWYAALRTLPAVSTHDYDLSDTVRIGSRHAVSNPEHAQITEALKQLIPWRKGPYEIFGTAIDTEWRSDWKWQRLAPHISDLSQRWVLDVGCGNGYHCWRMAEAGAGRVVGIDPSPRFVVQFYMLKHFLGDIAVDVLPIGIEALPAKLEAFDTTFSMGVLYHRRSPMDHLLELKATLRPGGELVLETLVIEGSLGEVLVPEGRYAMMNNVWFLPSVATLQSWLAKCGFDNIRCVDVSKTTVQEQRATDWMRFQSLSNFLDPNDSNKTAEGHPAPLRAIFIANKNN
- a CDS encoding tRNA (cmo5U34)-methyltransferase is translated as MFPSTAMTDKTDTLFSADAPFGEFVFDQKVVDVFPDMIQRSVPGYMTIIHMVGQLAERYAQSGSTCYDLGCSLGAASLAMRHRIAAADVKIVGVDNSHEMIERCKLIIAADSGQVPVDLRCEDVQHTEVHNASVVVMNFTLQFIAPAERAELIQSIYNGMRPGGVLILSEKLTFNDQHHDQLMTELHHYFKKTNGYSDLEIARKRTALENVLIPESLNVHTQRLANAGFTGTELWFQCFNFSSLLAFKPCA
- a CDS encoding tetratricopeptide repeat protein; its protein translation is MSGINYSKLSILIVDDFSSFRNTVNGMLTGLGVERIEMAASADEAIGWCRNHFFDLVLCDYNLGTGRTGQHVLEELRYRKLITRQTLFLIVSAESSRTIVMCAYDCEPDDFLMKPINARMLQQRMDRLLRQRQILTPVYKALDEQNYSKAMELLIDLSLAEDRHSAIAQKLLGSLFVNQGEFDKAEKLYTRALEVRQLDWARLGLARVKQARGELELAGNWLEKIVDDNPLFLPAYDVLAENWNKQGESYNVQFTVQRAVDISPMSILRQKHLASVARDNNDLITALDAQRRSVKLGRLSCHGRADDHFNFARLASLAVERQIDVDPNISNEALAVLDSAKENYSLSEAQQAQCNLLAGRIHALEKRPDIAEQFFEAAQEFMVNVPLDIDVEIDRVTALLAMNKKQQAEELLEELKVTFANDQHALEKLDRFLSEPASDSNREFVAAINHEGIELYNQGAFDDALACFERARKLFPKHVGIQLNIVQALIGKLKSGSSDNIVINECRNSLQLVSTLIDEEHPQFDRFSRLKTMANSAML